The DNA segment AAAGATCAGACGCGCCCAGAGCAATTCATCCAAGGCGAAGAGCGTTTGAACTCCAGAAACAGATAAGCAAAGGAGGCACCCTGCCCTTGGCCCCATGGCCTCGATTCAGGTGCCTACGGATACCCAAACAACAGGTGACCAGCGTCCTCTTGCCTGAAATTGCGGAATGTGTAGCAACCACCACCCGAAGTGGAGTGGGGCGACGCCTTGGATAGGTCTGGCTTGTGCGATCAGGATGTTCACCGACTACAAACCGACGGTCGGCTTCGACGAATATTTCTGCGGTGAAACGGCCACACCACGCGCCGATCTGGCCCCACTACTCGCATCACTGGGGCAGATGGGATTGCCCGAGCTCAACCGCAGCCATGCCTCAGCCAGCCAGCTGCTGCGTCGCCTCGGCGCCACCTTCCGCCTCAACGATTCCGGGCTCAAAGGCAGCGAACGAATTCTCCCCTTCGATCCCTTGCCTCGGCTGATCGGCCGCAGCGACTGGATCACCCTGGAGAAGGGACTGCTGCAACGCCTGGAAGCCATCGACTGCTTCCTCGCTGACATCTATGGCCCCCAGCAGATCCTCAACGACGGTGTGATCCCACGGGAAGACGTGGAAAGTTCCTCCGGTTGGCGACCTCAGATGCAGGGCATCAGCCTGCCCCTCAACCGCTGGTGCCACATCTCCGGGCTCGACCTGATCCGCGACGGCAAGGGCACCTGGCGGGTGCTGGAAGACAACCTGCGCTGTCCTTCAGGGGTGGCCTACTTCCTCGAGAACCGTCGGGTGATGAAACGGTTGTTCTCTGGCCTGTTCGAAGGACGTGCCGTTCAACCGATCGACGACTATCCCTCCCATCTGCTGCGCACCCTTCAAGACCTGGCGCCCTGGAGTGACACCCCCCGCGTGGCGATCCTGACGCCCGGGGTGTTCAACAGCGCCTATTTCGAACACAGCTATCTGGCCCAAGAAATGGGCATTCACCTGGTTGAGGGGCGCGATCTGGTGTGCGAAGGCGGACGGGTGTGGATGCGCAGCACCAATGGCCTGGAACCCGTGGATGTGATCTACCGCCGCATCGACGATGATTTTCTTGATCCCACCGTGTTCCGTAAGGACTCGATGCTGGGGGTGCCGGGCCTGATCGAGGTGCTAAGGCAAGGACGGGTCGCCATCGCCAACGCCCCTGGCACCGGCATCGCCGACGACAAGCTGATCTATGCCCACGTGCCGGCGATGATCCGCTACTACCTCGATGAGGAGCCGATCATCGAGAACGTTCCCACCTACCTCTGTGCCCGGCCAGACGATCAGCGCTACGTGCTCGAACACCTCGAGCAACTGGTGGTGAAGTCGGTGGCGGAAGCCGGCGGCTACGGAATGCTGATCGGCCCCCAGGCCAGCCGATCGGAGCTGGCGGACTTCGACACGAAGATCC comes from the Synechococcus sp. A15-62 genome and includes:
- a CDS encoding circularly permuted type 2 ATP-grasp protein, which codes for MFTDYKPTVGFDEYFCGETATPRADLAPLLASLGQMGLPELNRSHASASQLLRRLGATFRLNDSGLKGSERILPFDPLPRLIGRSDWITLEKGLLQRLEAIDCFLADIYGPQQILNDGVIPREDVESSSGWRPQMQGISLPLNRWCHISGLDLIRDGKGTWRVLEDNLRCPSGVAYFLENRRVMKRLFSGLFEGRAVQPIDDYPSHLLRTLQDLAPWSDTPRVAILTPGVFNSAYFEHSYLAQEMGIHLVEGRDLVCEGGRVWMRSTNGLEPVDVIYRRIDDDFLDPTVFRKDSMLGVPGLIEVLRQGRVAIANAPGTGIADDKLIYAHVPAMIRYYLDEEPIIENVPTYLCARPDDQRYVLEHLEQLVVKSVAEAGGYGMLIGPQASRSELADFDTKIRANPRNFIAQPTLQLSTVPSLSDGELYPCHVDLRPYVLRGASSWVSPGGLTRVALKRGSLVVNSSQGGGCKDTWIVDDQTMAAPQAQEAVPC